In Methylacidiphilum infernorum V4, a single window of DNA contains:
- a CDS encoding selenium-binding protein SBP56-related protein, translating into MKWTIDPTFYPSARIAMESPPEKLAYVVALNPLALSGQENGRARGDVLAVIDLDPESKTYGQVVNRLEMPHPGDELHHFGWNACSSSLCPQSPHPHLERRYLVVPGLRSSRIYIIDTKPDPFSPKIVKIIEPEVLKKRTGYSRPHTVHCGPEGIYVSALGSDQGEGPGGIFLLDHFSFDPLGMWEIDRGSQYYAYDFWWHINQDILLSSEWGTPPMVENGVVGSLLMEGKYGHRLHLWDLKKRRHLQELDLGEDYQMALEVRPAHDPRKSYGFLGVVVSRKDLSSSVWLWFKDKQGWQIKKVIEIPALDASKELLPPLLQPFGKVPPLVTDIDLSLDDRYLYVSCWGTGELRKYLVDDPGNPKLVGCLKIGGIVSGFPHPKNPRKALSGGPQMVEVSRDGKRIYLTNSLYWAWDEQFYPGGIEGWMVKIHSTPTSFEFEKDFFVEFPGLRAHQVRLQGGDSSTDSFCFP; encoded by the coding sequence ATGAAATGGACTATTGATCCTACTTTTTATCCCTCGGCACGGATTGCCATGGAATCTCCCCCCGAAAAGCTTGCTTATGTCGTGGCCTTGAATCCTTTAGCCCTATCTGGACAAGAAAATGGTCGAGCTCGAGGAGATGTTCTTGCGGTAATCGATCTTGATCCCGAATCAAAAACTTATGGCCAGGTTGTCAACCGGCTGGAAATGCCTCATCCGGGAGATGAACTGCATCATTTTGGATGGAATGCTTGCAGTAGTTCCCTTTGTCCCCAATCACCCCATCCCCACCTGGAAAGGAGATACCTTGTCGTTCCCGGATTGAGATCTTCCCGGATCTACATCATCGACACCAAGCCCGATCCCTTCTCCCCGAAGATTGTAAAAATTATTGAACCGGAGGTGTTGAAAAAACGCACCGGCTATTCCCGGCCTCATACCGTTCACTGCGGCCCCGAGGGGATCTATGTGAGTGCTTTGGGCAGCGATCAAGGTGAAGGTCCGGGAGGAATATTCCTTTTGGATCATTTTTCTTTTGATCCCTTGGGTATGTGGGAAATAGATCGAGGTTCGCAGTACTATGCTTATGACTTCTGGTGGCACATCAACCAAGATATACTCCTTAGCAGTGAATGGGGAACGCCTCCCATGGTGGAAAACGGAGTCGTCGGTTCGCTTTTGATGGAGGGCAAGTATGGACACAGGCTCCATTTATGGGATCTGAAAAAACGCCGACACTTGCAGGAGCTTGACCTGGGTGAGGATTACCAAATGGCTCTCGAGGTCAGACCTGCGCATGACCCCAGGAAATCTTATGGATTTTTAGGAGTCGTCGTATCCCGCAAAGACCTTTCTTCCTCCGTCTGGTTGTGGTTCAAGGATAAGCAAGGTTGGCAAATCAAAAAAGTCATAGAAATTCCCGCCTTGGATGCAAGCAAGGAACTGCTCCCTCCACTCTTGCAACCATTCGGCAAGGTGCCTCCCTTGGTCACCGACATCGACCTTTCGTTGGACGATCGCTACCTTTATGTGTCTTGTTGGGGAACGGGAGAACTACGAAAATACCTGGTAGACGATCCTGGGAATCCCAAGCTTGTGGGTTGCCTTAAGATCGGAGGCATTGTCTCTGGGTTCCCTCATCCCAAAAACCCGCGGAAAGCCTTAAGCGGAGGCCCTCAAATGGTGGAAGTCAGCCGCGATGGCAAGAGAATTTATCTGACCAATTCCCTCTACTGGGCATGGGATGAACAATTTTATCCCGGCGGCATCGAGGGCTGGATGGTGAAAATCCATTCGACTCCAACAAGTTTTGAATTTGAAAAGGATTTCTTTGTCGAGTTTCCCGGACTCAGGGCCCATCAAGTCCGCCTCCAAGGAGGAGATTCCTCCACCGATTCTTTCTGTTTCCCATGA
- a CDS encoding MIP/aquaporin family protein, producing MNKYLTEFIGTLFLVLTIGCTVLGNGGLPPLAIGSVLMVMIFAGGHISGGHFNPAVTLGVWIRGRCPTQDVLPYFISQSTGALCGAELVKLFRKPPLSPLSIDYLPAFMAELLFSFALVFVVLNVATAKGTAGNSFYGLAIGMTVMVGAFAVGDISGAVFNPAVALGISLLGISAFKNIGLYLVADFLGGAIAAWVFKILDRSDH from the coding sequence ATGAATAAATATCTTACGGAATTCATCGGGACTTTGTTTCTCGTTTTAACCATCGGCTGCACGGTGCTGGGCAACGGGGGTCTACCTCCATTAGCCATCGGTTCAGTCCTCATGGTGATGATCTTTGCCGGGGGACACATATCGGGAGGTCATTTCAATCCGGCCGTTACACTGGGGGTCTGGATCCGTGGCCGTTGTCCAACCCAAGATGTTTTACCTTACTTCATTTCTCAATCTACCGGGGCTCTTTGCGGGGCAGAGCTTGTCAAGCTTTTCAGGAAACCACCGCTCTCTCCCCTCTCAATAGATTACCTGCCGGCATTCATGGCCGAGCTTCTTTTTAGCTTTGCCCTGGTGTTTGTAGTCCTCAACGTGGCCACGGCCAAGGGGACGGCAGGGAATTCCTTCTACGGGCTTGCGATCGGTATGACCGTAATGGTGGGAGCTTTCGCCGTGGGAGATATTTCCGGGGCCGTATTTAACCCCGCCGTCGCCCTGGGGATTTCTCTTTTGGGTATCAGCGCTTTTAAAAACATCGGATTATATTTAGTAGCCGACTTCCTTGGTGGGGCCATCGCCGCTTGGGTTTTTAAAATCCTGGATCGGTCCGATCATTAA
- a CDS encoding alkaline phosphatase D family protein — MNSFIRLGSFVFFIFTLSFSLLGEKTEGNYFPYGLSSGDPTAGSVIIWSRIESSLPSVEVDYEVALDPEFKKIVKKGSLKTSPATDYTLKTDVQGLEPATTYYYRWSWNGHASPTGRTRTLPLQAKNFRIALASCQHYGAGFYNAYRFIAQDNPDCILHVGDWIYEFPVYGTFCARPDPVGTAVDLDSYRAKHRLYRTDPDLQEALKNIPLVALWDDHEVQNDYAGKALSFYNPDRMKAAYTAYFEYLPVREQKEWKLYRSLKVGNLFELFLTDGRQYRDEDIWHPAIHPSLEALLQATALGRSMLGTEQRKWLIDSLKSSNAPWKFIASGDMMMEIKREGKPLNLDQWDGFDWERKEILRSIRENKVKNVIVLSGDSHIFSFGKVLLEGEPLALEIGTAGISSPAGKIEGKEELLKQNPHVLFTDTDHRGYVLLDIGPEGMDIFFYGMTTVLSREAQRVLLKKIHIPRSL, encoded by the coding sequence ATGAACTCTTTTATAAGACTGGGATCTTTCGTTTTTTTTATTTTTACTCTTTCTTTCTCCCTCCTTGGAGAAAAGACCGAAGGCAACTATTTCCCTTATGGGTTATCGAGCGGAGATCCTACGGCCGGTAGCGTTATTATTTGGAGCCGAATAGAAAGTTCCCTTCCTTCTGTGGAAGTCGATTACGAAGTCGCCCTTGATCCGGAATTCAAAAAAATAGTCAAAAAGGGCAGCCTTAAAACCTCCCCGGCAACTGACTACACTTTAAAAACGGATGTTCAAGGCCTTGAACCCGCCACCACCTATTATTACCGTTGGTCATGGAATGGGCATGCCAGTCCCACGGGCAGAACGAGAACTTTACCCCTGCAGGCTAAAAATTTTCGAATTGCCCTGGCCAGTTGTCAACACTATGGGGCTGGATTCTATAATGCTTACCGATTTATAGCGCAAGATAATCCCGACTGCATCCTCCACGTTGGCGACTGGATTTATGAATTTCCCGTCTACGGCACTTTCTGTGCAAGACCCGACCCCGTGGGAACGGCCGTTGACCTGGACTCTTACCGGGCAAAACACAGGCTTTACCGGACAGATCCCGATCTCCAGGAAGCCCTCAAAAACATTCCCCTTGTTGCCCTATGGGACGATCACGAGGTACAAAACGATTATGCGGGCAAGGCCCTATCCTTCTACAATCCTGATCGGATGAAAGCAGCCTACACCGCCTATTTTGAATACCTGCCCGTTAGAGAACAAAAAGAATGGAAGCTTTACCGTTCTTTAAAAGTGGGCAATCTTTTCGAACTCTTCCTGACCGACGGAAGGCAATACAGGGATGAAGACATTTGGCATCCTGCTATCCATCCTTCTTTAGAAGCCCTTCTCCAAGCAACGGCCTTGGGCCGATCCATGCTCGGCACCGAGCAAAGGAAATGGCTGATCGATTCATTGAAATCAAGCAACGCCCCTTGGAAATTTATCGCCAGTGGGGATATGATGATGGAAATTAAACGGGAGGGCAAACCCTTGAACTTGGATCAATGGGATGGATTTGACTGGGAAAGAAAGGAAATTCTTAGGTCCATCCGGGAAAACAAAGTTAAAAACGTTATCGTTTTGAGTGGTGACAGCCACATTTTCAGCTTTGGGAAGGTTCTGCTCGAAGGAGAACCGCTCGCTCTAGAAATCGGCACCGCCGGTATTTCTTCTCCTGCAGGAAAGATCGAAGGCAAAGAGGAACTGCTCAAGCAAAATCCCCATGTCCTTTTCACCGATACCGATCACCGCGGCTATGTCTTACTGGATATCGGTCCAGAAGGCATGGATATTTTCTTTTATGGAATGACTACCGTCTTAAGCAGAGAAGCCCAAAGGGTCCTTCTCAAGAAGATTCATATCCCTCGTTCCCTGTAA
- the dinB gene encoding DNA polymerase IV has protein sequence MLSSIVVVINDRIDLPQAEIRDKNGLFFFVDLDAFYVSVERLRHPEYREMPMAVYTGSLNGRGVIMTASYEARKYGVKSGMPIRQALYHCPGIMLVAAHPSLYEEYSNSVYSLLKRFSERIERVSIDENCLVVPSSIDPETTATAIQAAIGAKIGLPSSIGVGSNKLIAKMACDLAKPQGIRVIPPGYEKAFLAPLPVEKIPGVGPATLKIFHAMGIVTIDDLSKVDEQTLREKFGKRGAYFYNAAQGIDKSPLQLERTPRSLSREITFDRDIKNFSILQRVLVSLSRDLADSLRKEKLVAKTVFLKLRYSDFSTNLRQFSLSSPTDDPTEIATCGLLLLKRNIKKEKALRLIGLGLRNLTAKTG, from the coding sequence GTGCTATCTTCAATTGTGGTTGTTATCAACGATCGGATCGATCTTCCCCAAGCGGAAATCCGGGATAAAAATGGCTTGTTTTTTTTCGTGGATCTCGATGCCTTTTATGTATCCGTAGAACGGCTCAGGCATCCCGAATACAGGGAAATGCCCATGGCAGTTTACACCGGAAGCCTAAATGGCAGAGGGGTCATCATGACCGCCTCTTACGAGGCAAGGAAATACGGAGTGAAGAGCGGGATGCCCATAAGGCAAGCGCTTTACCATTGTCCTGGAATCATGCTCGTTGCCGCCCATCCCTCCCTCTACGAAGAGTACTCCAATAGCGTGTACTCTCTTTTAAAAAGGTTTTCAGAAAGGATAGAAAGAGTCTCCATCGATGAAAACTGCCTGGTGGTGCCCTCATCGATCGATCCGGAGACAACGGCCACAGCCATCCAAGCGGCCATCGGGGCAAAGATCGGCCTACCCAGTTCCATCGGGGTAGGCAGCAATAAACTGATTGCCAAAATGGCCTGTGACCTGGCTAAACCCCAAGGCATCCGGGTTATTCCCCCTGGTTATGAAAAGGCTTTCCTAGCCCCTCTGCCTGTAGAAAAAATCCCCGGCGTTGGTCCCGCTACACTCAAGATATTCCATGCCATGGGCATAGTTACCATAGACGATCTATCCAAGGTCGACGAACAAACCCTGAGAGAAAAATTCGGCAAACGGGGCGCTTACTTTTACAACGCCGCGCAGGGCATAGACAAAAGTCCTTTACAGTTGGAAAGAACACCGCGTTCTCTGAGCCGAGAAATCACTTTCGATAGGGACATAAAAAACTTCTCCATCCTTCAAAGAGTGCTGGTCAGCTTGAGCCGGGATCTTGCCGATTCCCTCAGGAAAGAAAAGCTTGTTGCAAAAACGGTGTTTTTAAAACTAAGATACTCGGATTTTTCTACGAATTTAAGGCAATTTTCATTGTCCTCCCCTACGGATGATCCGACAGAGATCGCCACCTGTGGGCTTCTCTTGCTCAAAAGAAACATAAAAAAAGAAAAAGCTTTGAGGCTCATCGGCTTGGGGCTCCGCAACCTCACAGCCAAGACAGGTTAA
- a CDS encoding sulfite exporter TauE/SafE family protein — protein MKFYLIGFVIAFLIGLTGVGGGTITVPLLIILGIEPSIAVGISLGFSALIKIPSSIVYFFKGHIEKKTLFYLSIGGIPGVVLGSLLLGNIYRHNHLRSVILLMIGLTIVVSSLINLWYTLKDYRPTTNKYALLLPLFAFLIGFEVGTFSSGAGALGTLLLLSLTTLSPSDVVGTDIAFGLILSIIGGGIHLFQGLSDTNIIFKMVAGGVFGAVSGAYACMVFPKKPARIFLLFWLIFIGSVLFIRSLR, from the coding sequence ATGAAATTTTACCTCATCGGTTTTGTTATAGCTTTTTTGATTGGACTGACGGGAGTGGGAGGGGGGACTATAACCGTTCCCCTGCTCATCATCCTGGGTATTGAACCGTCAATAGCGGTAGGGATTTCCCTAGGATTTTCGGCCCTGATCAAGATCCCCAGCTCCATAGTCTATTTTTTTAAAGGGCACATCGAAAAAAAAACCTTATTCTACCTTTCTATTGGAGGAATTCCAGGAGTTGTTTTAGGCTCCCTGCTTCTCGGTAACATCTATCGCCACAATCATCTTCGTTCTGTCATCCTTCTAATGATTGGCCTGACCATAGTCGTCTCCTCCTTGATCAATCTCTGGTACACTCTAAAGGATTATCGACCCACAACCAATAAGTACGCCCTTTTATTACCCCTATTTGCTTTTTTAATCGGCTTTGAAGTCGGGACTTTTTCTTCCGGAGCAGGCGCCCTGGGCACCCTGCTCCTCTTGAGCTTAACGACCCTAAGTCCAAGTGACGTGGTGGGAACGGATATCGCCTTTGGACTCATTTTGTCGATTATCGGTGGAGGCATTCATCTTTTCCAAGGGTTAAGCGATACCAATATTATTTTCAAAATGGTTGCCGGGGGAGTGTTTGGGGCGGTAAGCGGGGCTTATGCCTGCATGGTGTTTCCAAAGAAACCCGCCCGTATTTTTCTTCTCTTCTGGCTCATTTTCATCGGTTCGGTGCTCTTCATAAGATCTCTCCGCTAA
- a CDS encoding CapA family protein yields the protein MRIILVGDVMLGRKVDEWLEKADFSYPWGDLLPLFRCADWKGCNLECVMTDLDQPEDLPPKIFRFSSKLKNIEVLKEAGIRAVSLANNHVLDWGTEALAEMLDGLDALGILHSGAGMNREECRRPAVDHIHGFKIGFLAFSDNEPSWEASESKPGIHYVPIEPNDPRAKFLFKLVQKTKSQVDFLIVSAHWGPNWGFEVPSEHLDFAHRLIENGADLVYGHSPHVFRAVEVFHGKVVLYSCGDFIDDYSVDPYFRNDWSFVFLLGIEKAKIVSVRLFPVVISNFRAQKAKGREAREILEKMVSLCRALGTTVHWEKEKAYGLIKV from the coding sequence ATGAGGATTATTCTGGTGGGGGATGTAATGCTGGGAAGAAAAGTTGATGAATGGTTAGAAAAGGCGGACTTTTCTTATCCATGGGGTGATCTTCTGCCTCTTTTTCGATGTGCGGATTGGAAAGGGTGTAATTTGGAGTGTGTCATGACGGATCTTGACCAACCCGAAGATCTTCCTCCCAAGATTTTTCGTTTCAGCTCAAAGCTGAAAAATATTGAAGTGCTTAAAGAGGCGGGCATAAGGGCGGTTTCGCTTGCCAACAATCATGTCCTTGACTGGGGAACAGAGGCTTTAGCGGAGATGCTGGATGGTCTTGATGCTCTAGGGATCCTGCACAGCGGGGCGGGAATGAATCGAGAGGAATGTAGGCGGCCTGCCGTTGATCATATCCATGGTTTTAAGATCGGTTTTCTTGCTTTTAGCGATAATGAACCTTCCTGGGAAGCTTCGGAAAGCAAGCCGGGTATCCACTACGTTCCCATAGAACCGAATGATCCGAGGGCAAAGTTTCTTTTTAAACTAGTCCAAAAGACGAAATCCCAGGTGGATTTCCTCATCGTTTCCGCTCATTGGGGCCCCAATTGGGGTTTTGAAGTGCCCTCCGAACACCTGGATTTCGCCCACAGGTTGATTGAAAACGGCGCGGATCTAGTCTATGGGCATTCCCCCCATGTTTTTCGGGCTGTAGAAGTTTTCCATGGGAAGGTAGTTCTCTATTCCTGTGGCGATTTCATCGATGATTACAGTGTTGATCCTTATTTTCGAAACGATTGGAGTTTTGTTTTCCTGCTGGGAATAGAGAAAGCAAAGATCGTATCTGTTCGGCTTTTCCCCGTTGTGATCAGCAATTTTCGGGCGCAAAAGGCCAAGGGCAGGGAAGCCCGGGAAATCCTAGAGAAAATGGTTTCTTTGTGTCGAGCCTTGGGGACGACGGTTCACTGGGAAAAAGAAAAGGCCTATGGCTTGATCAAGGTATAG
- a CDS encoding alpha/beta hydrolase family protein — MKRSTRVPLVSRDHQDKTWTVRYSSVRDPGSYYIYYPAENKAQFLFYSNSRFAAYSPCPLTPISFKAQDGLTIEGYLTLPQETPKNIPFIFFIHGGPWARDYWEFNPAVPMLANRGYGVMQVNFRGSTGYGKDFLNKGNKQWGKKMLDDILDAKKGLVDQKYADPGRVAIMGFSYGGYATLVALAFAPEEFVCDMTAIVLSNLFTLYNSFPPYWEPLKILLKKRLGDPQIYREYFKSISPLFSAENTREPLLIGQGENDIRLTKKESDQIVEALREKGQPVEYLLFADQGHDFLNPENRIRFFEGVDSFFNRYLSKKSGPSSLDKRL; from the coding sequence TTGAAAAGATCCACCCGGGTACCGTTGGTGAGTAGAGACCATCAAGACAAGACATGGACTGTCCGATACTCTTCGGTCAGGGATCCGGGAAGTTATTACATCTATTATCCAGCGGAGAACAAGGCCCAGTTCCTCTTTTATTCCAACTCCAGGTTTGCAGCCTATAGCCCCTGTCCTCTAACACCGATATCCTTTAAAGCCCAAGATGGGTTGACTATCGAGGGATACTTGACTTTGCCCCAAGAAACTCCAAAAAACATTCCTTTTATCTTCTTTATTCACGGAGGTCCTTGGGCTAGGGACTACTGGGAGTTCAACCCCGCCGTCCCAATGCTTGCCAATCGAGGCTATGGGGTAATGCAGGTTAATTTTAGAGGATCAACCGGATATGGCAAGGATTTCCTTAACAAGGGCAACAAGCAGTGGGGTAAAAAGATGCTTGACGATATTCTTGATGCCAAAAAAGGGTTGGTCGATCAAAAATATGCCGATCCAGGAAGAGTAGCGATCATGGGTTTTAGCTATGGAGGGTATGCTACTTTAGTAGCCCTAGCTTTTGCCCCGGAGGAATTTGTTTGTGACATGACTGCGATTGTCCTTTCCAATCTTTTTACGCTCTATAATTCTTTTCCTCCCTACTGGGAACCGCTAAAAATCCTTTTGAAAAAGAGGCTTGGGGACCCGCAAATCTACCGGGAATACTTTAAAAGCATCTCCCCCCTTTTTTCAGCCGAAAACACAAGAGAACCCTTGCTCATTGGACAAGGTGAAAACGACATCCGCCTGACAAAAAAAGAAAGCGATCAAATCGTTGAAGCCTTAAGGGAAAAAGGACAACCCGTAGAATACCTCCTTTTTGCCGATCAAGGACACGATTTCCTGAACCCTGAAAATAGGATTCGATTCTTCGAAGGGGTAGATAGTTTTTTCAACCGCTATTTATCTAAAAAATCAGGACCTTCCTCCCTGGATAAACGCCTTTAA
- a CDS encoding energy transducer TonB — MAGIPREKGSKRENPAAPGNYRSTTHRKREHRKVYILVEIYPDGRVKSATLYKSSGYPELDETALFSAKQWKFSPRRDNDKTIRKKILCVRFSPSLNPRSRANPHSPSSKSLVSFVLAHVSPTGHVINVRLYKSSGDPELDHMALNAVKRWRLHPARQGNTPVESQVIIPVRFHLRHYQQKQPSISAQNQ; from the coding sequence ATGGCTGGCATTCCAAGGGAGAAAGGATCAAAACGGGAAAATCCGGCTGCTCCCGGAAACTACCGATCGACAACTCATAGGAAAAGAGAACATCGCAAGGTATATATCCTGGTTGAAATTTATCCTGACGGCAGGGTAAAATCGGCCACTCTTTACAAGTCTTCGGGATACCCCGAGCTGGATGAAACCGCTTTGTTCTCGGCAAAACAATGGAAGTTTTCTCCCCGGAGGGATAACGATAAAACTATAAGAAAGAAAATCCTCTGTGTTAGGTTTTCTCCTTCGCTCAACCCAAGATCACGGGCTAACCCTCATTCTCCCTCTTCAAAATCCTTGGTATCCTTTGTCTTAGCCCATGTTTCGCCCACGGGGCATGTCATAAACGTCCGACTTTACAAATCTTCCGGGGATCCGGAACTTGACCACATGGCTTTAAATGCCGTCAAAAGATGGAGACTCCATCCGGCAAGACAGGGGAATACCCCCGTCGAATCCCAAGTCATCATTCCGGTCCGATTTCACCTCAGGCATTACCAGCAAAAACAGCCTTCAATTTCTGCCCAAAATCAATAA
- a CDS encoding hydantoinase/carbamoylase family amidase: MNLNPKRTIAALRELQALTEDEKGAQRVAFSPPWIKARNWFLNQLRDLPCLVQMDEAANLWITFKGQSQKELWIGGHLDSVPGGGWLDGAFDLLAGLEVLRNYCSASSPPLTLCLVDWADEEGTRFGRSLFGSSAVSGSLQEEEIFSLRDRSGILLSDVLKDYGLDPEKVLDASKRKTHAAAYLEVHIEQGAVLENLSLPLGAVIGTAGVERHRLVFTGMANHSGSTPMAFRKDALVGASRLVLFLREVAKSHNGVATAGCCEVEPGLPTAIPGSCRLTVDLRHLDKTNLQKMWRETLRKAQLIAREEGLALGCETLLQVDPVSFHPQLVELCKESILEVFPAVHTMGSGPLHDGTEIAKAGIPSAMMFVQSKGGISHSPKEDSSIEHLELAVIALEKWVKKTIDWILRNNR; encoded by the coding sequence ATGAACCTAAACCCTAAAAGGACCATCGCCGCGCTTCGGGAACTGCAGGCTCTTACCGAGGATGAGAAAGGAGCCCAGAGGGTCGCTTTTAGCCCGCCTTGGATTAAAGCAAGAAACTGGTTTTTAAACCAGCTTCGAGATCTTCCCTGCCTGGTTCAAATGGACGAAGCGGCAAACCTATGGATTACATTCAAAGGCCAAAGCCAAAAGGAACTCTGGATCGGGGGACATCTCGATTCAGTTCCCGGCGGAGGTTGGCTAGATGGGGCTTTCGACCTGCTCGCCGGTTTAGAAGTCCTAAGAAATTATTGTTCTGCTTCTTCTCCTCCTCTGACCCTCTGCTTAGTGGACTGGGCCGATGAAGAAGGAACTCGATTCGGGAGAAGCTTATTTGGATCCAGTGCCGTATCGGGAAGTTTACAAGAAGAAGAGATCTTTTCTTTAAGAGATAGATCGGGGATTTTGCTTAGCGACGTTCTCAAGGATTACGGGCTCGATCCGGAAAAAGTTCTCGATGCCTCCAAGCGAAAGACTCATGCCGCTGCCTACTTGGAAGTGCACATAGAGCAGGGAGCCGTGCTTGAAAACCTCTCTCTTCCCCTGGGAGCGGTGATAGGAACGGCGGGTGTCGAAAGGCACCGGCTGGTTTTTACCGGGATGGCTAACCATAGCGGCTCTACCCCCATGGCCTTCAGGAAAGATGCCCTTGTAGGTGCTTCGCGACTCGTCCTTTTTCTACGCGAAGTAGCCAAAAGCCATAATGGGGTGGCCACGGCGGGATGTTGCGAGGTTGAACCTGGACTGCCCACGGCCATTCCCGGTAGCTGCAGGCTGACCGTGGATCTACGCCACCTCGACAAAACGAACCTTCAAAAGATGTGGAGAGAAACACTTCGCAAGGCGCAACTGATCGCCCGGGAAGAAGGATTGGCACTCGGCTGTGAAACCCTCCTCCAGGTTGATCCTGTTTCTTTTCATCCCCAACTTGTAGAACTCTGTAAAGAATCTATACTCGAAGTCTTTCCGGCCGTCCACACCATGGGGTCAGGTCCGCTTCATGATGGGACTGAAATAGCCAAAGCCGGAATACCCTCGGCCATGATGTTCGTCCAGAGCAAGGGAGGAATATCTCACAGCCCTAAAGAAGACTCTTCCATAGAACACCTGGAATTAGCCGTTATCGCCCTTGAAAAATGGGTGAAAAAAACGATCGATTGGATTCTTCGCAACAACCGGTAA
- the hydA gene encoding dihydropyrimidinase, with protein sequence MDVVFKNGSIVTGEGIFEGMDLGIENGKIAALGKNLAGQKIIDAQGKYLMPGGIDVHTHLDTSFGEMHTADDFTSGQLGAIAGGTTSHLNFCFPAPGQSLMESLAYWKNKVLPGALIDYGFHMVIREANHLKELSGLIEKGVSSIKCFLAYKDKLQIDEELFYKTVEKARELGILTMVHAENGTLIDYRVRQALGRKELLPIFHARTRPPEFEAQSIHFAASVASVLRAPLYIVHLSSKKGLEEILRAKNAGIPLWTETCPQYLFFTEEDLQRKGQSPGLEDFEGAKWICSPPLRKEEDREALWDGLISGTIDVVSTDHCSFHFQGQKTRGWGDFSKIPNGVPGIEERLPLLFYYGCIKRKLPLERFVTLNCEFPARLFGLEGRKGKLAVGYDADILLWNPQLKKTFSVRSHHIRLDYNLYEGFYVEGGPEMVMLRGQILYAQGRFLVQPGSGQFLFRHPLDPL encoded by the coding sequence ATGGATGTTGTTTTCAAAAACGGCTCAATCGTTACCGGGGAAGGGATTTTCGAAGGAATGGATCTGGGAATTGAAAACGGCAAAATCGCAGCTCTAGGGAAAAATCTTGCGGGCCAAAAAATAATCGATGCTCAAGGCAAATACCTTATGCCTGGAGGAATCGATGTCCATACCCATCTTGACACTTCTTTTGGAGAGATGCACACGGCTGACGATTTTACTAGCGGGCAGCTCGGAGCCATTGCCGGAGGAACAACCTCCCACCTTAACTTCTGCTTTCCCGCCCCCGGTCAAAGCTTGATGGAGAGCTTAGCTTACTGGAAAAATAAAGTCCTTCCAGGGGCCTTGATCGACTATGGCTTCCACATGGTTATTCGGGAAGCAAACCATTTAAAAGAACTCTCCGGGCTTATCGAAAAGGGAGTAAGCAGTATAAAATGTTTTCTTGCCTACAAGGATAAGCTGCAAATCGATGAAGAACTTTTTTATAAAACGGTGGAAAAAGCAAGGGAGTTAGGGATTCTGACAATGGTGCACGCTGAAAACGGCACCCTGATTGATTACCGGGTAAGACAGGCCCTGGGCCGTAAAGAGCTTTTGCCGATATTTCATGCCCGAACTCGGCCACCGGAATTTGAAGCCCAGTCCATTCATTTTGCCGCCTCCGTGGCATCGGTTCTAAGAGCTCCTCTTTACATCGTTCATCTCAGCTCAAAAAAAGGCCTTGAAGAAATCCTGCGGGCAAAGAATGCGGGCATTCCCCTATGGACAGAAACCTGCCCGCAGTACCTCTTCTTTACCGAGGAAGATCTCCAAAGAAAGGGCCAAAGTCCCGGGCTTGAAGATTTTGAAGGGGCGAAATGGATCTGTTCTCCCCCTTTAAGGAAAGAAGAGGATAGGGAAGCTCTCTGGGATGGTCTTATTTCTGGAACAATCGATGTCGTTTCCACCGACCATTGTTCTTTTCATTTCCAAGGCCAAAAAACAAGAGGATGGGGAGATTTTTCCAAAATTCCCAATGGTGTTCCCGGAATCGAGGAACGGCTCCCTTTACTTTTTTATTACGGATGTATAAAAAGGAAGCTTCCTTTAGAACGTTTTGTGACTTTGAATTGCGAGTTTCCCGCAAGGCTTTTCGGCCTCGAGGGAAGAAAAGGGAAACTGGCCGTAGGTTATGATGCCGACATCCTCTTATGGAATCCCCAACTGAAGAAAACCTTTTCTGTCCGCTCCCATCACATTCGCTTGGACTACAATCTCTACGAAGGCTTTTACGTCGAGGGAGGGCCGGAGATGGTGATGCTCCGCGGTCAAATCCTCTATGCTCAAGGCCGATTTCTTGTTCAACCGGGAAGCGGTCAATTTCTTTTCCGCCATCCCCTAGATCCCCTTTAA